The following coding sequences are from one Prochlorococcus sp. MIT 1314 window:
- a CDS encoding metal ABC transporter substrate-binding protein, producing the protein MSKKFLLLIFGCLFCFFSITGCKRISTKNETKKELILASFTVLADIIQNIANNDDFEVKSITKPGIEVHGYKPTPSDLINASEAFVFIDNGFGFEIWSEKFVSNLKIQRKTIADDLQPIFITEDSYKGKPNPHAWISPKRGILYVDIIVKSLSELRPSQKGLFEKNGETYKQKLSKIDQDFSLFINNLEKDKRYLVSCEGAFSYLANDYGLNEVYLWPVNAESQITPKRMARTISLVKKKNVPAVFCESTVSNESQMVVVNETGTKFGGNLYVDSLSSDNGPANSYLEMLKHNLEIIKRGLE; encoded by the coding sequence ATGTCTAAAAAGTTTTTGCTTTTAATTTTTGGATGTTTATTTTGCTTCTTTTCAATTACTGGATGTAAGAGAATTTCAACTAAAAATGAAACTAAAAAAGAGTTGATTTTAGCAAGCTTTACTGTTTTGGCAGATATAATTCAAAACATTGCTAACAATGATGACTTCGAAGTTAAATCAATCACTAAACCAGGAATAGAAGTTCATGGTTATAAACCAACTCCAAGCGACCTAATAAATGCCTCTGAAGCATTTGTTTTTATTGATAATGGATTTGGATTTGAAATATGGTCAGAAAAATTTGTTTCTAATTTGAAAATCCAAAGAAAAACTATTGCAGATGATTTACAACCCATATTTATAACCGAAGACTCTTACAAAGGGAAACCAAATCCCCATGCTTGGATTTCACCAAAAAGAGGAATCCTTTATGTAGATATTATTGTAAAATCTTTATCAGAATTGAGACCCTCCCAAAAGGGATTATTTGAAAAAAATGGAGAAACTTATAAACAAAAACTCTCTAAAATTGATCAAGATTTCTCACTTTTTATTAATAACTTAGAAAAAGATAAAAGGTATCTAGTAAGTTGTGAAGGAGCATTTTCTTATCTCGCTAATGATTATGGGTTAAATGAAGTTTACTTATGGCCAGTTAATGCCGAGAGTCAAATTACTCCAAAAAGGATGGCTAGGACAATATCCTTAGTCAAGAAGAAAAATGTCCCAGCTGTATTTTGTGAAAGTACTGTAAGTAATGAATCTCAAATGGTTGTTGTAAATGAAACTGGAACTAAATTTGGAGGAAATCTTTATGTTGATTCGTTGTCAAGTGATAATGGCCCAGCTAATTCTTACTTGGAAATGCTGAAACATAATTTGGAAATTATTAAAAGAGGTCTTGAATAA
- a CDS encoding metal ABC transporter ATP-binding protein, with the protein MEKPNYQNYRIDAENICVDYNGKVALYDANLRLKPGQICGLVGMNGAGKTTFFNALTGFVNISKGKIRINGESLRSAQKDQTIAYVPQSEGIDSQFPVNVWDVVMMGRYGSMNVLRCPRESDVQAVKDAIERVDLTAFLSTPIGNLSGGQRKRTFLARAIAQRASILLLDEPFTGVDIRTEKLISELFIQFKNEGKTILLSTHDMIHVREFCDLVLLINKTVVAYGETSEVFTPENITSTFGGISLDVLFGPES; encoded by the coding sequence ATGGAAAAACCTAATTATCAAAACTATAGGATTGATGCAGAAAATATATGTGTAGACTACAATGGAAAAGTTGCATTATATGATGCCAACTTAAGATTAAAGCCTGGCCAAATTTGTGGATTGGTAGGAATGAATGGTGCAGGGAAAACAACCTTTTTCAATGCATTGACTGGTTTTGTTAACATTTCTAAGGGAAAAATAAGAATAAACGGAGAGTCTTTGAGGTCTGCTCAGAAAGATCAGACAATAGCTTATGTTCCTCAAAGTGAAGGAATTGATAGTCAATTCCCTGTAAATGTTTGGGATGTTGTAATGATGGGAAGATATGGTTCGATGAATGTTCTCAGGTGTCCAAGAGAGTCTGATGTTCAGGCTGTTAAAGATGCTATTGAAAGGGTTGACCTGACTGCTTTTTTATCTACACCAATTGGGAATTTGTCTGGAGGTCAAAGGAAAAGAACTTTTTTAGCCAGAGCAATTGCACAAAGAGCTTCAATATTATTGCTAGATGAACCCTTTACGGGTGTTGATATAAGAACTGAGAAACTAATTTCAGAATTATTTATTCAGTTTAAAAATGAGGGTAAAACAATTTTATTATCTACTCATGATATGATTCATGTTCGCGAATTTTGTGATTTGGTACTTTTAATAAACAAAACAGTTGTTGCATATGGTGAGACGTCTGAGGTGTTTACACCTGAAAATATAACAAGTACCTTTGGTGGAATCTCACTTGACGTTTTGTTTGGGCCTGAGTCATAA
- a CDS encoding metal ABC transporter permease: protein MEPSLFSSINNFVTDPLTHEFMRKALFMSSLVAAVCGFLSSYLTLKGWALMGDAVSHSVMPGVVVAYALGLPFSLGAFIFGVGSVALIGFVKQKSRVKEDTVIGLVFTGFFALGIVLVSKIKSNIDLHSILFGSPLGISLSDVKQTVLISLLVVILLSVFRKDLMLYCFDPRHAKTVGINVLFLHYLLLTCLSLAAVVGLQTVGIILVVAMLITPGATAYLLTDQFDNMTIISVLSAIISSVIGIYCSFWFDLETGGSIVLAQTLIFLFAFLFAPRYGIFKFKKFFSNYK from the coding sequence ATGGAGCCCAGTTTATTCTCTAGTATAAATAATTTCGTAACTGATCCTTTAACTCATGAGTTTATGAGAAAAGCTCTATTTATGAGCTCTTTAGTGGCCGCTGTTTGTGGCTTTTTATCTAGTTATTTAACTCTCAAAGGTTGGGCTTTAATGGGGGATGCGGTATCTCACTCTGTAATGCCTGGAGTTGTCGTGGCTTATGCTTTAGGACTCCCATTCTCATTAGGTGCATTTATATTCGGCGTAGGTTCTGTAGCACTTATAGGATTTGTTAAACAAAAATCGAGAGTTAAGGAAGATACAGTTATTGGATTAGTCTTTACAGGCTTTTTTGCCCTTGGAATAGTTTTGGTTTCTAAGATTAAAAGTAATATTGATCTCCACTCTATTCTTTTTGGAAGTCCATTAGGCATATCACTTTCTGATGTGAAGCAAACGGTATTGATTTCTTTGTTGGTAGTAATACTTTTATCCGTTTTCAGGAAAGATTTAATGCTTTACTGTTTTGATCCTAGACATGCAAAAACTGTTGGAATTAATGTCCTTTTCCTACATTATTTGCTTCTAACATGCTTATCTTTGGCTGCCGTGGTTGGGTTACAGACGGTTGGAATAATATTGGTAGTAGCAATGTTGATTACTCCAGGGGCTACTGCATACTTACTTACTGATCAATTTGATAATATGACTATTATTTCAGTATTAAGCGCCATTATCTCAAGTGTAATAGGTATCTATTGTAGTTTTTGGTTCGATCTTGAAACCGGAGGTTCTATAGTATTAGCCCAAACTTTGATATTTTTATTTGCTTTTTTATTCGCTCCAAGATATGGAATATTTAAGTTTAAAAAATTCTTTTCTAATTACAAATAA
- a CDS encoding DUF760 domain-containing protein — MFNPEFLATENNDPNDDNDLIQYLQKQSPEVLQRVAKSASEDIQEIIRHNVQGLLGMLPSDQFDVKITSSKENIANLLSSAMMTGYFLRQMEQRKELEQTLKNDENMSIDE, encoded by the coding sequence ATGTTTAATCCAGAATTTCTTGCTACTGAAAATAATGATCCAAATGATGATAATGATTTAATCCAATATTTACAAAAACAGTCGCCGGAAGTTTTGCAAAGAGTAGCAAAATCAGCTAGTGAAGATATTCAAGAAATTATTAGGCATAATGTTCAAGGTCTTCTTGGAATGCTCCCTTCTGATCAATTTGATGTAAAAATAACATCTTCAAAAGAAAACATTGCTAATTTATTATCTTCGGCAATGATGACTGGATATTTCTTAAGACAAATGGAGCAACGAAAAGAGCTGGAACAAACTCTTAAAAATGATGAGAACATGTCTATTGACGAATAA
- a CDS encoding YcjF family protein, giving the protein MPDITKENLLKDLIKFPKKNIFIILLLLGFGEWIASDVIHLTGGSIGFFILCFGGYFFLKNDQPKFNEPKDLDGWVNLCNEDLNFYEELEENNNLEKQNLKRQQSLDSILNRFAKEKICFIGKKDYDSTQSLFRDFFKEDKFDFNFIEKLPKYNSSEIVPDNVINTDAILYFLSFPLSANDFLWLEKLPKDMPIWLVAESSNGFESQNEIDELRDQISGEFINRIIRVNTNKNELTHIPFSLRKFFLSSSKNIENTKKRLLKQLHTKWQSEIEGIRRTQLKVLQRKNQILVATTVFLSPLPSIDVLSMTVLNSLMIKEIKSIWGCNWSPEILDKVSKQIIKTAIAQGVIEWSGQTLIGLTKLHGPNWLLSGTYQAISAAYLTRVVSSSLADFMAITKGVSEPDLEFIKENSEKIVEKAFEKEKINWQSLISDLKNPLIRLRYSS; this is encoded by the coding sequence GTGCCTGATATTACTAAAGAGAATCTTTTAAAGGATTTAATAAAGTTTCCTAAGAAAAATATCTTTATAATTTTACTTTTACTAGGCTTTGGAGAATGGATTGCAAGTGATGTAATACATTTAACAGGTGGATCAATAGGATTTTTTATTTTATGCTTTGGAGGATATTTTTTCCTTAAGAATGACCAACCAAAATTTAATGAGCCAAAGGACTTAGATGGCTGGGTAAATCTCTGTAATGAAGATTTAAACTTCTATGAGGAACTTGAGGAGAATAATAATTTAGAAAAACAAAATCTCAAAAGACAACAATCCCTTGACTCGATACTTAATAGATTTGCAAAAGAGAAAATTTGTTTTATTGGGAAGAAAGATTATGACTCAACTCAATCTTTATTTAGAGATTTTTTCAAAGAAGATAAGTTTGATTTTAATTTTATTGAAAAACTACCAAAATATAATTCTTCGGAGATTGTTCCTGATAACGTAATAAATACTGATGCTATTTTATATTTTCTAAGTTTCCCTTTATCTGCCAATGATTTTTTATGGTTAGAAAAGCTTCCTAAGGATATGCCCATTTGGTTAGTAGCCGAGTCTTCAAATGGATTTGAATCTCAAAATGAAATAGATGAATTGAGGGATCAAATTTCAGGAGAATTTATAAATAGAATAATTAGAGTTAATACAAATAAAAATGAATTAACTCATATCCCTTTTTCTTTAAGAAAGTTTTTTCTAAGTTCAAGTAAAAATATAGAAAATACAAAGAAAAGGCTTTTGAAGCAATTGCATACTAAATGGCAGTCTGAGATTGAGGGAATAAGAAGAACACAATTGAAAGTTTTACAGAGGAAGAATCAAATTCTTGTTGCCACAACTGTTTTCTTGTCACCACTTCCTTCAATAGATGTGTTGTCTATGACAGTGTTAAATTCTCTAATGATTAAAGAGATAAAATCAATATGGGGATGTAACTGGTCTCCAGAAATCTTGGATAAAGTATCAAAACAAATAATAAAGACTGCAATAGCTCAGGGAGTAATTGAATGGAGTGGTCAGACTTTAATTGGATTAACAAAATTGCATGGGCCAAACTGGTTGTTGTCAGGAACTTATCAGGCAATAAGTGCAGCATATTTAACAAGAGTCGTATCTAGTTCCTTAGCGGATTTTATGGCTATAACAAAAGGGGTATCAGAGCCTGACTTGGAATTTATAAAAGAAAACTCTGAAAAAATTGTTGAAAAAGCTTTCGAAAAAGAGAAAATAAATTGGCAATCTTTAATATCTGATTTAAAAAATCCTTTAATTAGGCTCAGATATAGTTCATAA
- a CDS encoding DUF4336 domain-containing protein, whose product MVKESRNKNWYWWPLFPLYPYGQKKTFLKELIPDQIWSLEQIQGLYYVAVPIRMTVIKVDNGLMLLNPLPPTKELIDELETLIAIHGKVKTIVLPSASGLEHKIGLPALSRIFKDADIWLCPGNWSFPINLPLDFLGIPSKRTRILFEEGTPYKDAFKWSSLGPLNLGLGRYQEISCFHYSTKTLHVTDAIVGIDSTPPEIFDFDPTPLLFHSRERGDEPLIDSIEQRKKGWKRLVLFSSFLKPGKLNIPPLKEIFRNSFKKDLRNWRSHFGIYPFLWDEDWEASLVEIMGNDIPKIQIAPVLQKLIFPRSKEVLIKWLENIKTFKDMEYLIPAHYTAPIKFTIEDCQELINEINSQKWDKLPEDNKFLMSLYKKLFEIGIIPQEVNL is encoded by the coding sequence ATGGTTAAAGAAAGTAGAAATAAAAATTGGTATTGGTGGCCTTTATTTCCTTTATATCCCTATGGGCAAAAGAAAACGTTTTTAAAAGAATTAATTCCTGATCAAATATGGTCTTTGGAACAAATACAGGGTCTTTATTATGTTGCGGTTCCAATAAGAATGACGGTAATAAAGGTTGATAATGGTTTAATGCTATTAAATCCCTTACCTCCGACGAAAGAATTAATAGATGAGTTAGAAACATTAATTGCGATTCACGGTAAAGTAAAAACAATAGTTCTTCCAAGTGCTTCTGGACTAGAACATAAGATAGGACTTCCTGCTCTTTCAAGAATTTTTAAAGATGCAGACATTTGGCTGTGTCCTGGAAATTGGAGTTTTCCTATAAACCTTCCACTAGATTTTTTAGGAATTCCATCAAAAAGAACCAGAATACTTTTTGAGGAAGGTACTCCATATAAAGATGCCTTTAAATGGTCTTCATTGGGACCTCTGAATTTAGGCCTTGGAAGATATCAGGAGATAAGCTGTTTTCATTATTCAACGAAAACTCTTCATGTAACGGATGCAATAGTTGGGATAGACTCCACTCCTCCTGAGATATTTGATTTTGATCCAACTCCACTGCTTTTTCACTCAAGAGAGAGAGGAGATGAACCTTTGATTGACTCCATTGAACAAAGAAAAAAAGGGTGGAAAAGATTAGTCTTATTTTCATCTTTTTTGAAACCAGGGAAATTAAACATTCCCCCTCTAAAAGAAATTTTTCGGAATTCATTCAAAAAAGATCTCCGAAATTGGAGATCACATTTTGGTATTTATCCTTTTTTATGGGATGAAGATTGGGAAGCATCTCTTGTTGAAATTATGGGGAACGATATTCCAAAGATTCAAATAGCACCAGTATTACAAAAATTAATTTTTCCGCGTTCAAAAGAGGTTTTAATTAAGTGGTTAGAAAACATCAAGACTTTTAAAGATATGGAATATTTAATTCCAGCCCATTACACTGCACCCATAAAATTTACAATAGAGGATTGTCAAGAATTAATTAATGAAATTAATTCCCAAAAATGGGACAAATTACCAGAGGATAATAAGTTTCTGATGAGTTTATATAAAAAGTTGTTTGAAATAGGAATAATTCCTCAAGAAGTTAATCTTTAA
- the trpS gene encoding tryptophan--tRNA ligase, with protein MVNKKRILSGVQPTGDLHIGNWLGAINNWVTLQEQYETFLCVVDLHAITAAYNPKELSKNTLSTAALYVACGIDPEICSIFVQSQISAHSELCWILNCMTPINWMERMIQFKEKSIQQGNNVSIGLFDYPILMAADILLYDADFVPVGEDQKQHLELARDIAQQRINAKFSKDKNILKIPKPIIMKNGSKIMSLIDGSKKMSKSDPNEGSRINLLDAPEIITRKIKRAKSDSYIGIEFNNPERPESKNLLMIYSILSGKEISQCENEFSETGWGTFKKLITEQLIESLEPIQEKYKSLINDPYQLNKILYDGKEKAEDLANKTLKRVKSKLGFFEMEK; from the coding sequence ATGGTAAATAAAAAAAGGATTCTTTCAGGAGTTCAACCAACTGGTGATTTACATATAGGCAATTGGCTTGGGGCAATTAATAATTGGGTAACACTTCAAGAGCAATATGAAACATTTCTTTGTGTAGTTGATTTGCACGCAATAACTGCAGCATATAATCCCAAAGAATTATCAAAAAATACTCTTTCTACCGCTGCTTTGTACGTTGCTTGTGGGATAGATCCTGAAATATGCTCGATTTTTGTCCAAAGTCAGATTTCTGCACATTCAGAACTATGTTGGATATTAAATTGCATGACCCCAATAAATTGGATGGAAAGAATGATCCAATTTAAAGAAAAATCCATACAACAGGGCAATAATGTATCTATTGGATTATTTGACTATCCAATACTGATGGCTGCAGACATCCTTCTATATGATGCTGACTTCGTACCAGTGGGGGAAGATCAAAAACAACATCTTGAACTTGCCAGAGATATTGCACAACAAAGAATTAATGCCAAATTTAGTAAGGATAAAAATATTTTAAAAATCCCCAAGCCAATAATTATGAAGAATGGATCAAAAATAATGAGTTTAATTGATGGTTCAAAAAAGATGAGCAAAAGTGACCCTAATGAAGGTAGTCGTATTAACTTATTAGATGCTCCTGAAATAATCACGAGAAAAATAAAAAGAGCAAAAAGTGACAGTTATATTGGAATAGAATTTAACAACCCTGAAAGGCCAGAATCTAAAAATCTTTTAATGATTTATTCAATATTATCAGGCAAAGAAATTTCTCAATGTGAAAATGAATTCTCCGAAACTGGATGGGGAACATTTAAAAAATTAATTACTGAACAACTTATAGAATCACTTGAACCTATTCAAGAAAAATATAAATCATTAATAAATGATCCCTATCAATTAAATAAAATCCTTTATGACGGGAAAGAAAAAGCTGAAGATTTAGCAAATAAAACTTTAAAAAGAGTTAAATCAAAATTGGGATTCTTTGAAATGGAGAAATAA